A stretch of DNA from Roseovarius sp. W115:
GTATTGCCTTGAAAAACCGAGATCAGATTTTGGCGCGCAACTGCGCCATCGTGGACGAAAACCTGCCAAAATGGGAGGCGTTCTTTGCGCGGTTTCCGAACTTGTTTGAATGGCAGCGGCCCGACGGCTCTTGCATGGCCTTTCCACGCTACAGGGGCGCAGAGGGTGTAGAGGCGTTTGCGCGATCATTGGTGGAAGAGGCGGGTGTCCTGCTTTTGCCAAGCACGATCTACAGCTCGGAGCTTGGACCGACCCCGACCGACCGTTTTCGCCTTGGCTTTGGCCGCAGCGGCCTGGACGAAGGGCTGGCGGCGATGGAAGCGCATATCATGGCGAATACAAAAAACTGATACGACAGGGCGCTTGCCATGCCGGAAAAGAGCCACATGACGTGGGATGCGATCATCCTGGGCGCTGGGGGTGCCGGACTTTTGGCCGCCGCGACGGCTGGTCAGGCGGGGGCACGCGTTTTGCTGTTGGACCACGCCGACAAGGCTGGCAAGAAAATCCTGATTTCAGGCGGCGGGCGGTGCAACTTCACTAACACAGGGTGTGAGGCCAGTTGTTTTCTTTCCGAAAATCCCCATTTCGCGAAATCTGCGCTGAGCCGGTATACCCAATGGGATTTTCTGGCGCTGATCGAAAGCTATGGCATTGCCTGGCACGAGAAAACCTTGGGACAACTTTTTTGTGATGGCTCCGCGCGGCAAGTTGTTGCGATGTTGCTGGAGGAATGCGCGAAAGGGAAGGTTGATGTGCGCCTGTCCACGCAGATCAGTGAGATTGCCCATCACGATGGTCTTTTTCATGTTGCAGGCGAACGCGGACGTAACTTGGTGATTGCCACCGGTGGTCCTTCTATTCCCAAGATGGGGGCGACCGGCATCGCCTATGACATTGCCCGACAATTTGGCGTGCCAGTAGTCACGCCGCGACCGGCATTGGTGCCGCTTACTTTGGGTGAGACAGACCGGTATTTTAAAGACATCTCAGGTGTGGCAGTGCCCGCCATTGCGTCGGTAGAAGGCGCGCAGTTCGAAGAGGCGGCACTGTTCACACATCGTGGTTTATCTGGTCCATCGATTTTGCAAATATCCTCCTATTGGTCACCGGGCCAGCCTATCTGGCTCAACCTGTTGCCGGATGCGCATGCAGTGTTGAAAGAGGCCAAGGCGCAAATGCCAAAGGCGCACATGAAAGCAGCATTGGCAGAGCACGTGCCAAAGCGGCTGGCCGAAGCGTTACATAACCTCCTTGGGATCACCAAAGAGCTTGCTAATGTTCCGGATGCTGCCCTTGAGGCGGCAGCCAACAGGTTAACACATCTGCAGTTTCATCCGACCGGAACAGAAGGCTATGCCAAAGCCGAGGTGACAGCAGGCGGCATTGATACTGGTGCCTTGTCTTCAAAAACCATGGAAGTCAAAGCTGTGCCGGGACTTTTTGCCATTGGTGAGGCTATAGATGTCACCGGGTGGCTCGGAGGGTACAATTTCCAATGGGCGTGGTCGTCGGCAGTTGCTGCAGGCACTGAAATTGGGGATCGGGCCACCCGTGCTTGAGCCAAGTAAAAGAGCCGTGGGTTTTAAACCACGGCTCTCTCTGGGTTCTGAATGTTCGCGTTATTGGTCGTCGCCGAGCGCTGAAAGGCCCTTGAGGATGTCTATGGCGTAGGCCAGCTGATAGTCTTCTTCGCGCAGTTTGGCGACTTCTTCGGCCTTCGCACGCTCTTCTTCAATCTGACGAATTTCGTCTTCGCTCAGGCTGTCATTGCCCAGGCTACCGCGCAGGTCCGCCTCAGAGCGTGAACGGCGGTTTGTGTCCTCTTCCTCGTCTTCATTCGCACGGGAGCGAGGCTGTTCAACAACAATGTCCGGGCTGACGCCCAAAGCCTGAATGGATCGACCCGACGGAGTGTAGTAGCGCGCCGTGGTCAGGCGCATCGCGCCGTCACCACGCAGGGGCATCACTGTCTGAACCGAACCTTTACCAAAACTCTTGGTGCCGACGACCACCGCGCGGCGATGATCCTGCAGTGCACCGGCGACAATCTCGGATGCACTGGCGGAGCCGCCATTGATCAGCACCACGATTGGTTTGCCTTCTGCGAGATCGCCGGGTGTTGCGTTGAACCGTTCACCATCCTCTGGATTGCGGCCCCGCGTGCTGACGATTTCACCTTTTTCAAGAAAGGCGTCCGAGACTTGGATCGCCTGTGTCAGCAAACCGCCAGGGTTATTGCGCAGATCCAGTACAATGCCGGCGACGCTCTCTTCGCCCCCGGCTTCTTCGATCTGTTCGGCCAAGCCACTTTCAAGGTTCTTGTAGGTCTGATCATTAAATGTCGTCACCCGCAGAACCACGGTGTCCCGTTCGGTGCGTGCACGAACCGCCGTTAGCTTGATCGTGTCGCGGATGATCGAGACGTCGAAAGGCTCAGTTTCACCTTCACGCACGACGGTAATAACGATCTCGCTGCCCACGGGACCACGCATGAGCTCGACCGCCTCGTTCAGGTTCAGTCCCAGAACGCTTTCGCCGTCTACATGCGTGATGAAGTCACCGGACTCGATACCGGCGCTTTCTGCCGGGGTGCCGTCAATAGGCGAGACCACTTTGACAAAGCCCTCTTCCAAGGTCACCTCGATGCCAAGTCCGCCAAACTCGCCCCGTGTTTGCACACGCATATCGGCGGCGTCATCTGGGCTGAGGTAACTGGAGTGCGGATCAAGCGATGTGAGCATGCCGTTGATGGCTGCTTCGATAAGGTCGCTTTCCTCTACTTCCTCGACATATTGAGCACGGATGCGTTCGAAAATATCACCGAAAAGGTCAAGCTGTTCATAGACATTTGATGTTTTCGCAGCTTCCTGAGCCAGAAGCGGCGCGGCCACCTGGGTTGTCACAACGCCTCCGGTGAGGGTACCAACAGCCGCAGCCAATAGGAATTTCTTCATCGGGTTTCTATCCTTCATCAGTCAGGAACCACGTCTCTGGGTCGACGGGTGTGTTGTCTTCTCGTATCTCAATATAGAGGGTTTGACTTCGTTCGGCACCCGCGTCTTTGCCATTTTCGATCAACAGAGCGTCAGATTCTGTATCCTCACCCCCCATAAGACCCACGGGGCTGCCTCCGGGCAAAACCTCGCCTGCTGCTCCATAGACCACATCGAGACCCGCAAACACCAGCAGAATTCCCGCCTCAGGCTCAAGGATGACGACATTTCCGTAGTCCAGCAACGGGCCTCTATAGCGCAACGTAGCGGGCGCAGGCAGCGTGACAAGCGCACCGGGGCGGGTTGCGACGACAATTCCAGGGCGCGAAATACCTGCAGCATCTCGTTCATTGGCTCTGCGCAGCACACGTCCATCCACCGGAAGCGCAAGTTCCCCCTTGCGGTCGGAGATCGTTGGCAAAGACCCTGGCACTTCATTCACAGCGGTCCCGGCAAGCCCGCTTGCAAAACCTTCAAGGGTTTCAGATGACGCCAGAAGCAGAGCAGTTTTGACAGGATCTTCCGCGAAACGGCGCGGCAAATCAGTACGGTCAGCGACCGCTTTGCTGAGTTCAGATCTTGCCGTTTGTGCGCCTTGCAATCCTTCTCGCAAAGTCTCGACAGCGCTTTCCTGGAGCTGGCGGAGGACGGTGACTTCCTCCAAGCGCTCACGAAGCTCTTTCGCCCGCAGATCCAGGGCCGGGGCAACATCCGAGAGGATCATCCCAGACCGTGCTGTGCCCACAGGACCGGACGGGTGCAAAAGGACCACCGGACCCCGCGTCTGCCCAATGCTTTGCAGCACGCCCAGCAACTGGCCGATTTCAGCATCCCGCGATTGCAATTCACGGGACAAGGTTTCTTCGCGGATACTCGCCCGCCGCAAGCCTTCGCGCATCGCCTGCAACCCGTCTTCATAGGCGTGAATTGTTTCCGTCAGTGCCTTGACCCGATTGCGCGCGTTCTCAGCGTCGTTCAACATAGATGACGCACGGCCAAGACGTTGTGCCGCTTCTCGCGCAGCCTCGGCAGGATCTGTCTCGGCCCAGACCAAAGTCGCACTTAAGAGCGCAGCGCCGAGACCTGCAATCAGTCCGCGCATATCAAAAGGCTCTCACCAGTCATTTCGGGTGGTTTCGGCAACTGCATCAGTTCCAGCACACTAGGTGCAAGATCCGCCAGGCGCCCACCATCCCGCAGCTTTACACCATCTGGTCCGCCGACCAGGATCACCGGCACCAGGTTTGTGGTATGTGCCGTATGCGGCTCACCTGTGACCGGGTCGACCATGGTCTCACAATTCCCGTGGTCGGCCGTAATGATCATCGCGCCCCCTGTCTGCTCGAGCGTCCGAAGAACTTGCGCTATCCCTTGATCAACAGCTTCACAAGCTTTCATAGCTGCCTCAAGATCACCCGTATGGCCGACCATATCAGGGTTAGCGTAGTTCACCACAATCAGATCGTATTGCGCATTGATGGCTTCGATCAGGTGCCGTGTCACGTCCGCCGCCGACATCTCGGGTTGCAAATCATAAGTGGCAACTTTGGGTGACGGGGCGACATAACGATCCTCGCCCTTTTCTGGCGCTTCGCGACCACCGGCCAGAAAGAACGTCACATGGGGGTATTTCTCAGTTTCTGCTGTATGAAACTGAGTTCTGCCATGCTGCGCCACCCATGAACTTAGCGTGTTAACTGGCTGCTCATCGGGAAAGATGCAGTCCATATATGCGCTATGTTTGCGTGAATACTCTGTAAAACCGCTAATCGCTGCAAACTTCGGGCGCGGTCCTGTGGAAAAATGTGAAAACTCTGGATCGGCGAAGGCCGCCAGGATTTCGCGGGCTCGGTCAGCGCGGAAATTGAGGCACAGTATGCCATCGCCGTCGGTCATGCCCTCATAGTCCCCCAGCACGCGGGGTTTGATGAACTCATCCGTGCGTCCCTTGGCATAGGCATTGTCAATGGCATCTGAGGCTGTTTGCGCCGTGTATCCCTGCCCCAAGGCCAGCGCCTCATAAGCAAGTTGCACACGGTCCCATCGATTGTCCCGGTCCATGGCGTAGTAGCGTCCTGAAACGGTGGCAACCCGAGCGCCCATCGGCAAGGCGGCGCGCAAGGCTTCGAGATAGATCTTGGCAGAGATAGGCGCCACATCCCGCCCATCGGTAAAGGCATGCAATGCGACTGGGATGCCATGTTTGGTCAACGCGTTGGCCGTGGCAATCATATGACCGATATGCGAATGCACGCCCCCATCGGAAAGCACGCCCAAAACATGCGCCGTGCCGCCAGAGGTCTTGAGCTTGTCAATAAAACGCAGGATGCCCGGCAGTTCGCCAAAAGTGCCGGTCTCAATCGCGCGGTCGATGCGGCGCAGGTCCATTTCAATCACGCGACCGGCACCGATATTCAGGTGCCCCACTTCGGAATTGCCCATTTGCCCATCAGGTAGGCCCACATCATGCCCATGCGTGCGGAGCGTGGCATTGGGACACGTCGCGAACAAACGATCCATGGTTGGTGTGTTTGCCAAGACCGGCGCGTTGGCCTCACGTTCTTCGCGCAGGCCCCAGCCATCAAGAATACACAAGATAACGGGTTTGGGTGTGCTCATCGTTACTCCTGCCACTTGGCCTGCGTTCTAGCCGGTCTTTTGCAGTACGTGAACCGGTTTTCTTGACGCTAACTCCACAGCCTTCGGTAAGGCTGTTTTCAAGACAATGAAAGGAAGGTTTTCAGTTTCTTTCTTGTCACAAATACCCATGTCAGACGCGGTGGTACGGTGCACCAGAGAGGATTGAGGCCGCGCGGTAGAGTTGTTCGCTAAGCATCACGCGGGCCAGCATATGCGGCCAGACCATTTTGCCAAAAGACAGTGCGAAATCTGCTGTCTGACGCAAAGCAGGGTCGATCCCGTCAGCACCGCCAATGACAAAAGCTACATCTGCGTGTCCGTCGTCGCGCCAATTGGCGAGAGTGTCGGCAAATTGAGGAGATGTCATGAGTTTGCCGCGTTCATCCAGCACGGCCAGCTGAACTCGGTCCGGAAACGTCCGGCGCAGTAGATCCGCCTCGGCCTTCATGCCGCCGCCTTTTTTGTCTTCCACTTCGTGTAGAATGACCGGGCCTAGTCCGAGAGGTCGCCCGGTTCTTTCAAACCGGGTAATATATTCATCCAATAAATCGCGTTGGGGGCCTTGCCGCATGCGGCCCACCGCACAGATGTGAATGCGCATTCAGCTTTCGACAGCGGCTGTCTTGTCACCGGGCAGCCACATCTTCTCAAGCTGATAGAACTCCCGCACTTCGGGTCGGAAGATGTGAACAATGACATCGCCAGTGTCAATCAATACCCAGTCGCCGGCATCTTTGCCCTCAATTTTGGTCAGAACACCGAGCTCCGTTTTCAGACGATCGGCCAGCTTTTCAGCAATAGACGTGACCTGCCGCGTAGACCGACCCGTACACACAATCATGAAATCGCCGATGGCAGATTTTCCTCGCAGATCAATCTGCACGATGTCTTCGGCCTTGTCTTCACTGAGAGACGTCAAGATGCGCGCCAGCTGCGT
This window harbors:
- a CDS encoding NAD(P)/FAD-dependent oxidoreductase, which gives rise to MTWDAIILGAGGAGLLAAATAGQAGARVLLLDHADKAGKKILISGGGRCNFTNTGCEASCFLSENPHFAKSALSRYTQWDFLALIESYGIAWHEKTLGQLFCDGSARQVVAMLLEECAKGKVDVRLSTQISEIAHHDGLFHVAGERGRNLVIATGGPSIPKMGATGIAYDIARQFGVPVVTPRPALVPLTLGETDRYFKDISGVAVPAIASVEGAQFEEAALFTHRGLSGPSILQISSYWSPGQPIWLNLLPDAHAVLKEAKAQMPKAHMKAALAEHVPKRLAEALHNLLGITKELANVPDAALEAAANRLTHLQFHPTGTEGYAKAEVTAGGIDTGALSSKTMEVKAVPGLFAIGEAIDVTGWLGGYNFQWAWSSAVAAGTEIGDRATRA
- a CDS encoding S41 family peptidase; this encodes MKKFLLAAAVGTLTGGVVTTQVAAPLLAQEAAKTSNVYEQLDLFGDIFERIRAQYVEEVEESDLIEAAINGMLTSLDPHSSYLSPDDAADMRVQTRGEFGGLGIEVTLEEGFVKVVSPIDGTPAESAGIESGDFITHVDGESVLGLNLNEAVELMRGPVGSEIVITVVREGETEPFDVSIIRDTIKLTAVRARTERDTVVLRVTTFNDQTYKNLESGLAEQIEEAGGEESVAGIVLDLRNNPGGLLTQAIQVSDAFLEKGEIVSTRGRNPEDGERFNATPGDLAEGKPIVVLINGGSASASEIVAGALQDHRRAVVVGTKSFGKGSVQTVMPLRGDGAMRLTTARYYTPSGRSIQALGVSPDIVVEQPRSRANEDEEEDTNRRSRSEADLRGSLGNDSLSEDEIRQIEEERAKAEEVAKLREEDYQLAYAIDILKGLSALGDDQ
- a CDS encoding murein hydrolase activator EnvC family protein, whose product is MRGLIAGLGAALLSATLVWAETDPAEAAREAAQRLGRASSMLNDAENARNRVKALTETIHAYEDGLQAMREGLRRASIREETLSRELQSRDAEIGQLLGVLQSIGQTRGPVVLLHPSGPVGTARSGMILSDVAPALDLRAKELRERLEEVTVLRQLQESAVETLREGLQGAQTARSELSKAVADRTDLPRRFAEDPVKTALLLASSETLEGFASGLAGTAVNEVPGSLPTISDRKGELALPVDGRVLRRANERDAAGISRPGIVVATRPGALVTLPAPATLRYRGPLLDYGNVVILEPEAGILLVFAGLDVVYGAAGEVLPGGSPVGLMGGEDTESDALLIENGKDAGAERSQTLYIEIREDNTPVDPETWFLTDEG
- the gpmI gene encoding 2,3-bisphosphoglycerate-independent phosphoglycerate mutase, which gives rise to MSTPKPVILCILDGWGLREEREANAPVLANTPTMDRLFATCPNATLRTHGHDVGLPDGQMGNSEVGHLNIGAGRVIEMDLRRIDRAIETGTFGELPGILRFIDKLKTSGGTAHVLGVLSDGGVHSHIGHMIATANALTKHGIPVALHAFTDGRDVAPISAKIYLEALRAALPMGARVATVSGRYYAMDRDNRWDRVQLAYEALALGQGYTAQTASDAIDNAYAKGRTDEFIKPRVLGDYEGMTDGDGILCLNFRADRAREILAAFADPEFSHFSTGPRPKFAAISGFTEYSRKHSAYMDCIFPDEQPVNTLSSWVAQHGRTQFHTAETEKYPHVTFFLAGGREAPEKGEDRYVAPSPKVATYDLQPEMSAADVTRHLIEAINAQYDLIVVNYANPDMVGHTGDLEAAMKACEAVDQGIAQVLRTLEQTGGAMIITADHGNCETMVDPVTGEPHTAHTTNLVPVILVGGPDGVKLRDGGRLADLAPSVLELMQLPKPPEMTGESLLICAD
- the rlmH gene encoding 23S rRNA (pseudouridine(1915)-N(3))-methyltransferase RlmH, coding for MRIHICAVGRMRQGPQRDLLDEYITRFERTGRPLGLGPVILHEVEDKKGGGMKAEADLLRRTFPDRVQLAVLDERGKLMTSPQFADTLANWRDDGHADVAFVIGGADGIDPALRQTADFALSFGKMVWPHMLARVMLSEQLYRAASILSGAPYHRV
- the rsfS gene encoding ribosome silencing factor, with the protein product MPGTGADRCAKKEDNVLSLTVDAANTAGSGAAVTAPKTVADSETQLARILTSLSEDKAEDIVQIDLRGKSAIGDFMIVCTGRSTRQVTSIAEKLADRLKTELGVLTKIEGKDAGDWVLIDTGDVIVHIFRPEVREFYQLEKMWLPGDKTAAVES